The proteins below are encoded in one region of Synergistaceae bacterium:
- the coaD gene encoding pantetheine-phosphate adenylyltransferase, translated as MKIKAVYPGSFDPITNGHIYIAERAAAIFDEVIVSVLVNERKNAAFTVKERCEMVQESLKHVKNIRVSSFNGLLVDYVKQVNAGVIIRGLRAMSDFEYEFQMALMNRQLAPEIETFFIVTDPKYSYVSSSSVREVFHFGGSVPDLVPDFVAAKLREHYNE; from the coding sequence GTGAAGATAAAAGCAGTTTACCCGGGTTCATTTGATCCCATAACGAACGGACATATTTATATAGCAGAGAGAGCCGCCGCAATTTTTGATGAAGTAATTGTAAGCGTCCTAGTAAACGAACGCAAAAACGCCGCATTTACTGTTAAAGAACGCTGCGAGATGGTGCAGGAGTCATTAAAGCACGTGAAAAATATTCGAGTAAGCAGCTTTAACGGTCTTCTTGTCGATTATGTAAAGCAAGTTAATGCAGGTGTAATTATTCGGGGACTCCGTGCGATGTCAGATTTTGAATACGAGTTCCAAATGGCATTAATGAACCGTCAGTTAGCTCCGGAAATTGAGACATTTTTTATCGTTACTGACCCGAAATATTCGTATGTGTCGAGTTCAAGTGTGCGCGAAGTCTTTCATTTCGGCGGGAGTGTTCCGGATCTTGTGCCTGATTTTGTAGCTGCTAAGTTGAGGGAGCATTATAACGAATAA
- the dpaL gene encoding diaminopropionate ammonia-lyase: MNESIKFVRRKLDPMQDNIFTLENAKITRNYHATFPTYKPTPLIKLDSLAKNFNLSGLYVKDESFRFGLNAFKALGGSYALGRYIAEKINVDISELTFSRIISPEIKSKTGEITFITATDGNHGRGVAWAAQQLGHKAVIYMPHGTVQERLNNIRALGATAEITNLNYDDTVRFAAETARKNNYVLVQDTTLPDYEKIPGWVMQGYLTMALESVEQLNNITPTHIFLQAGVGSMAAALAGFYANFYRTNKPVITIIESNKADCIYRTARANDGKLHKVSGSMNTIMAGLACGEVCSIAWDLLRSTAENFISMPDYIAAKGMRILGNPLENDSKIISGESGASSFGFVCELMQNESLDYLREEFNITHDSKIFCISTEGDTDKLNYRKIVWDGLYPSY; the protein is encoded by the coding sequence ATGAACGAATCTATAAAATTTGTACGCAGAAAATTAGACCCCATGCAAGATAATATTTTCACGCTTGAGAACGCAAAAATTACCCGTAATTATCACGCAACATTCCCGACCTACAAGCCCACGCCGTTAATAAAACTTGATTCGCTCGCAAAAAATTTTAATCTCTCAGGTTTATACGTCAAAGATGAAAGTTTTAGATTTGGCCTGAACGCTTTTAAGGCACTCGGAGGAAGTTACGCGCTCGGACGTTATATCGCAGAAAAAATTAATGTTGATATAAGCGAACTTACATTTTCACGCATAATAAGCCCCGAAATAAAATCTAAAACCGGTGAGATAACTTTTATTACAGCAACAGACGGCAATCACGGACGCGGAGTAGCATGGGCAGCACAACAGCTCGGACACAAAGCAGTTATTTACATGCCTCATGGTACAGTGCAGGAGAGATTAAATAATATTCGCGCACTAGGAGCAACGGCAGAAATTACAAATTTAAATTATGATGACACAGTTAGATTCGCCGCCGAGACCGCAAGAAAAAATAATTACGTCCTCGTTCAAGATACGACTCTCCCCGATTACGAAAAAATTCCGGGCTGGGTCATGCAGGGATATTTGACGATGGCATTAGAGTCGGTCGAGCAATTAAATAATATTACGCCAACACACATATTTTTGCAGGCCGGAGTCGGTTCAATGGCTGCAGCTCTTGCAGGTTTCTACGCAAATTTTTATCGCACTAACAAGCCCGTAATTACAATAATTGAGTCAAACAAAGCCGATTGCATTTATCGCACAGCACGAGCCAATGACGGAAAATTACACAAAGTTTCAGGCTCAATGAACACGATAATGGCTGGACTTGCCTGCGGTGAAGTATGTTCTATTGCGTGGGATTTGTTGAGGTCGACAGCAGAAAATTTTATCTCAATGCCTGACTACATAGCTGCAAAAGGTATGAGAATCTTAGGCAACCCATTAGAGAATGACTCAAAAATTATTTCCGGTGAGAGCGGTGCAAGTTCATTCGGGTTTGTATGCGAGTTAATGCAAAATGAAAGTCTTGATTATCTGCGCGAAGAGTTTAATATTACTCATGACTCAAAAATTTTCTGTATCTCAACAGAAGGCGACACGGATAAATTAAATTATCGTAAAATTGTCTGGGACGGTTTGTACCCAAGCTATTAA
- a CDS encoding MATE family efflux transporter has protein sequence MQTKSLAKEVISNIIPAIVVEIMILIYNLADTFFIAQTNDPLQIAAVSIAGPVFFVLIAMGIIFMAGSMSCISRARGAGDNERADNIASFCVWTGIAAGFLLAVIFMCFIEKILRLIGASPDTFSFAYNYLSIVIASGPFVIFSMTSGGIMRAENHASAAMVGQIFGNMLNVVLDPIMILYFGWGITGAAIATTASIIIGSLYYLGYFIFGRSSLRIHVKNFRAKNGVASGVFFIGIPACLDPLLMSFSQMVLSSMMSVYGDMALAATGIAMKINQIAGLIAMGSGQGVQPLLGYCVGAETWEKYRAMLKFALKFTIIMSLLLMASCFVFTPELVSIFLNEPEAFNYSVDFVRILLTTVLAFGIFFIFINALQAMGAGRASFILSVCRQCLIYVPMLFAFNYFWGAYGLIWALPVTEIISLVQTYIIYGKIIFDPRELKRI, from the coding sequence TTGCAGACTAAATCACTAGCAAAAGAAGTAATCTCGAATATTATTCCGGCAATAGTCGTCGAGATAATGATATTAATTTATAATTTGGCGGACACTTTTTTTATTGCGCAGACAAATGACCCGTTACAAATTGCGGCTGTCTCGATTGCGGGGCCGGTTTTCTTTGTGTTAATAGCGATGGGAATAATTTTCATGGCAGGTTCGATGTCATGTATTTCACGCGCAAGGGGTGCGGGAGATAATGAACGCGCGGATAATATTGCGTCTTTCTGCGTCTGGACGGGAATAGCTGCCGGTTTTCTTCTTGCGGTAATATTCATGTGCTTTATCGAGAAAATTTTGCGCTTAATTGGTGCAAGCCCTGACACATTTTCATTTGCGTATAATTATTTGTCGATAGTAATAGCTTCCGGGCCGTTCGTGATATTCAGTATGACCAGCGGAGGAATCATGCGCGCAGAAAATCACGCGTCGGCAGCAATGGTCGGCCAAATTTTTGGAAATATGTTAAATGTAGTGTTAGATCCTATTATGATATTATATTTCGGCTGGGGCATAACTGGAGCAGCAATCGCAACGACAGCAAGTATAATAATCGGCTCGCTTTATTATCTGGGATATTTTATATTCGGGCGTTCGTCATTGAGGATTCACGTAAAAAATTTTCGCGCAAAAAACGGTGTAGCTTCAGGAGTATTTTTTATCGGGATTCCGGCGTGTTTGGATCCGTTATTAATGAGTTTCTCTCAAATGGTGCTAAGTTCTATGATGTCAGTTTACGGAGATATGGCGCTTGCTGCAACTGGTATAGCAATGAAAATAAATCAAATTGCGGGATTAATTGCAATGGGTTCGGGACAGGGTGTGCAGCCGTTATTAGGTTATTGCGTGGGTGCTGAGACGTGGGAAAAATATAGAGCCATGTTAAAATTTGCGCTGAAGTTCACTATTATAATGAGTCTATTATTAATGGCCAGCTGTTTTGTGTTTACGCCTGAACTTGTAAGTATATTTCTGAATGAGCCTGAAGCCTTTAATTATTCTGTAGATTTCGTGAGAATTTTATTAACAACTGTATTAGCGTTCGGGATATTCTTTATATTTATTAACGCATTACAAGCAATGGGAGCGGGCCGGGCTTCGTTTATATTGAGTGTCTGCCGCCAGTGTTTAATTTATGTGCCGATGTTGTTCGCGTTTAATTATTTCTGGGGCGCGTATGGGTTGATATGGGCATTACCGGTAACTGAAATAATTTCTCTTGTGCAGACTTATATAATTTATGGAAAAATAATATTTGACCCGCGAGAATTAAAGCGCATATAA
- a CDS encoding Zn-dependent hydrolase has product MTAINAKRLINHINELGKIGIDSQGRRTRLALDDSDKLARDKLVQWMREAGLRIIIDKIGNIIALWENDSNKNKPAVMTGSHIDTVINAGQFDGCYGVLAGLEVIQTLKESNKIFPRPLAAAAFTNEEGVRYSPDMLGSLVYAGGMTPEQAHKIIGVDKTILGEELARINYLGTSEPGCIKPHAFIELHIEQGPILDSQNYDIGAVENLQGISWQKIIIEGVQNHAGTTPILYRQDAGLAAAKIITFMRTLCENNTLATAGCIEFQPNAINVIPSKAILTADLRNPDENLLCESENKLANFISQLEKTDRVKISVERLSRFKPVIFDSKIVGLVEKFSAKYNLKCRRITSGAGQDAQNMALMCPTAMIFAPSKDGISHNPREFTSEKDLISCTNVLFDVIQELAKEA; this is encoded by the coding sequence TTGACAGCAATCAACGCAAAACGCTTAATCAATCACATTAACGAGCTCGGCAAAATCGGCATTGACTCTCAAGGCAGACGCACACGCCTAGCACTCGATGACTCTGACAAATTAGCGCGTGATAAATTAGTCCAATGGATGAGAGAAGCCGGACTCAGAATCATAATTGACAAAATCGGAAATATTATCGCACTCTGGGAAAATGACTCAAACAAGAATAAACCCGCTGTAATGACAGGTTCTCACATCGACACAGTCATAAACGCAGGACAATTTGACGGCTGTTACGGGGTTCTTGCAGGTCTCGAAGTGATTCAAACGCTGAAGGAGTCAAATAAAATTTTTCCCCGCCCTCTTGCTGCTGCGGCCTTCACTAATGAAGAAGGAGTCAGATATTCACCCGACATGCTTGGATCTCTCGTCTATGCAGGAGGAATGACTCCCGAACAAGCTCATAAAATTATCGGCGTTGACAAAACAATTTTAGGTGAAGAGTTAGCGCGCATAAATTATTTAGGCACATCAGAGCCGGGGTGCATAAAGCCTCATGCATTTATTGAACTTCATATCGAACAAGGGCCGATTTTAGACTCTCAAAATTATGACATCGGAGCAGTTGAAAATTTACAGGGTATCTCGTGGCAGAAAATTATCATAGAAGGAGTCCAGAATCACGCAGGAACAACGCCGATTTTATACCGTCAAGACGCAGGACTCGCCGCCGCAAAAATTATTACGTTCATGCGCACACTTTGCGAAAATAATACCCTCGCTACTGCAGGATGCATAGAATTTCAGCCTAACGCAATAAATGTTATCCCGTCAAAAGCTATATTAACGGCAGATTTGCGAAACCCTGACGAAAATTTATTATGCGAGTCAGAAAATAAACTTGCAAATTTCATATCGCAGCTAGAGAAAACCGACCGAGTCAAAATTTCTGTTGAGAGATTATCACGCTTCAAACCGGTTATATTTGATTCTAAAATTGTAGGACTTGTAGAAAAATTTTCAGCAAAATATAATCTCAAGTGCAGGCGCATTACTTCGGGAGCAGGCCAAGACGCTCAAAATATGGCGTTAATGTGTCCTACAGCTATGATTTTCGCTCCCAGCAAAGACGGAATCAGCCACAACCCGCGAGAATTTACTAGTGAGAAAGATTTAATCTCGTGCACAAATGTTTTATTCGACGTGATTCAAGAATTAGCAAAGGAGGCATAA
- the rsmD gene encoding 16S rRNA (guanine(966)-N(2))-methyltransferase RsmD, with protein MKDVRPTSNKVLLALFSILGERVRESKFLDLFAGTGSIGLEALKRGAESCVFVEGVKARADSIKKKSDSLVLSLEVRRALSWLTKREMKFDIIFADPPYNSDWCEVLPTLANLDKIFAKESIFIIEHSTREKITLTHNPCNLQIISTREYGETALTFMSLL; from the coding sequence ATGAAAGATGTTAGGCCAACATCAAATAAAGTTTTGCTTGCGTTATTCAGCATTCTCGGCGAAAGAGTCAGGGAGTCTAAATTTCTTGATTTATTTGCCGGGACTGGCAGTATAGGACTTGAAGCACTTAAACGCGGTGCAGAGTCATGCGTATTTGTCGAAGGCGTGAAGGCTCGTGCTGACTCAATCAAGAAAAAATCTGACTCTCTTGTCCTGTCGCTTGAAGTTCGTCGGGCTTTGTCGTGGCTTACAAAACGTGAAATGAAATTTGATATTATATTCGCGGATCCTCCGTATAATTCTGACTGGTGCGAGGTTCTGCCTACGTTAGCAAATCTTGATAAAATTTTCGCGAAAGAGTCTATTTTCATAATCGAGCATTCAACTAGGGAAAAAATTACGTTGACTCATAATCCCTGCAATTTACAAATTATTTCAACGCGAGAATACGGCGAGACGGCTTTAACGTTCATGAGTCTGTTATAA
- a CDS encoding phosphomannomutase/phosphoglucomutase, which yields MTNIPLNIFREYDIRGQADKDLTDETVNAIGRAYGSWLIRSGVNGAVTVGGDARLSTPRIKDALINGLLSCGLDVIDVGLVTTPMLYWSLIKFGVKGGVMITGSHNPPDMNGLKLCFEHGTLYGDEVKNIGKIAQSGNFESGSGKLTHANIDDDYVNMLLSKFILPFNKKFKVVLDCGNGAAGPTARKFFEGLGCEVISLFDTPDGHFPNHHPDPQKSENLKILIDRVKSESADIGFGFDGDADRIGVIDDKGNIIFCDRLMCLYWQEILRNNPGAVVLVEPKCSMVLPETAEKNGGKVLYWKSGHSLIKAKMRETGALFAGEYSGHMFFADEFFGHDDAFYSAGRLLRIMSDEEKSLSRLMLSFPVYPSTEEMRIPCDDSTKFEVIARIQEKAQKDYQCSTIDGVRILYPDGWGLIRGSNTQPVIVVRCEGRNNEALEKITNDVKSRVLAEGLPDFTWTY from the coding sequence ATGACAAATATACCATTAAATATTTTTCGCGAATATGACATACGCGGACAAGCGGACAAAGATTTAACAGATGAAACAGTGAACGCTATCGGGCGGGCTTACGGTTCGTGGCTGATTCGTTCGGGCGTTAACGGTGCTGTTACAGTAGGCGGCGACGCTAGACTCTCTACTCCGAGAATCAAAGACGCGCTAATTAACGGGTTATTATCGTGCGGACTTGATGTTATTGATGTCGGACTCGTTACGACTCCCATGCTTTATTGGAGCTTGATAAAATTCGGAGTCAAAGGCGGAGTCATGATAACAGGTTCTCACAATCCCCCCGACATGAACGGCTTAAAATTATGCTTTGAGCACGGGACTTTATACGGCGACGAAGTAAAAAATATCGGCAAAATCGCACAGTCAGGAAATTTTGAGTCAGGAAGCGGCAAATTAACTCACGCAAATATTGATGACGATTATGTAAACATGCTGCTGTCAAAATTTATTCTCCCGTTCAACAAAAAATTTAAAGTCGTTCTCGATTGCGGAAACGGTGCAGCAGGGCCGACAGCTAGAAAATTTTTCGAGGGACTCGGCTGTGAAGTAATTTCATTATTTGACACTCCTGATGGACATTTCCCGAATCACCACCCAGACCCGCAAAAAAGTGAGAATCTGAAAATTTTAATCGACCGCGTAAAATCTGAGTCTGCTGATATAGGCTTTGGCTTTGACGGCGACGCAGACAGAATCGGCGTAATTGATGACAAGGGAAATATTATATTTTGCGATAGACTCATGTGTCTTTACTGGCAGGAAATTTTACGCAATAACCCCGGCGCAGTCGTACTCGTTGAGCCTAAATGCAGCATGGTTTTACCTGAGACAGCGGAGAAAAACGGCGGAAAAGTTTTATACTGGAAGTCGGGACATTCACTCATTAAAGCAAAAATGCGCGAGACAGGAGCACTCTTCGCCGGTGAATATTCCGGACATATGTTTTTCGCTGATGAATTTTTCGGCCATGATGACGCGTTTTATTCGGCCGGGCGTTTATTGCGGATCATGTCGGACGAGGAAAAATCTTTATCGCGTTTAATGCTCTCATTTCCTGTTTACCCATCAACGGAGGAAATGAGAATCCCCTGCGACGACAGCACAAAATTTGAAGTCATTGCACGCATTCAGGAAAAAGCGCAGAAAGATTATCAATGCAGCACTATTGACGGCGTGAGAATACTTTATCCGGACGGCTGGGGGTTAATCAGAGGCTCGAACACTCAACCTGTTATTGTTGTAAGGTGCGAGGGACGAAATAATGAAGCTCTCGAAAAAATTACCAACGACGTTAAATCACGAGTCTTAGCAGAAGGATTACCCGATTTTACATGGACATATTAA
- a CDS encoding RidA family protein, translating into MKVFSTDKAPAAIGPYSQGFIANGLIFTSGQIPVNPATGEIPEGITAQAEQSCKNVGELLKAAGSSFDKVIKTTCFLADIKDFAAFNEVYAKFFTSKPARSCVAVRDIPKGALCEIECIAEM; encoded by the coding sequence ATGAAAGTTTTTAGCACTGACAAAGCACCCGCAGCAATCGGGCCGTATTCACAAGGATTTATCGCGAACGGATTAATTTTCACGTCGGGACAAATTCCGGTCAATCCTGCAACAGGTGAGATCCCCGAAGGAATCACAGCACAGGCCGAGCAGAGCTGTAAAAATGTCGGCGAGTTACTCAAGGCTGCCGGCTCAAGTTTTGACAAGGTCATCAAGACAACGTGTTTTCTTGCGGATATAAAAGATTTCGCAGCATTTAACGAGGTCTACGCAAAATTTTTCACGTCCAAACCTGCGCGCTCATGTGTTGCAGTTCGTGATATTCCAAAAGGTGCGTTATGCGAGATTGAATGTATAGCGGAAATGTAA
- the trmB gene encoding tRNA (guanosine(46)-N7)-methyltransferase TrmB, which yields MDILSATTNARPQYGVIIYPESGFALPVKSHTELEIGFGNGEFTVQYARKHPEILFYGIEISQACVLRCARRAYGLKNLRIMNTDARYMLKELFCDESLDKIIMQFPCPWSGNANAHRRVTAKCFADGLAAVLKIGGKFEFVSDDEEYSHEVKSVLGSHEALENVSFEINPSREITTKYERKWLEEGKNIFRLEFVKTRAFTTIRQVNTQEMHIRIEKFITSQDLEKLRNITGKDSGKKIFWRFGRNFTDSKSWLLETLTSDDEFEQKFYINISHKDEGCSLVRLDKTADAFLTPAVRAALDDAAKKLLLS from the coding sequence ATGGACATATTAAGCGCGACAACAAATGCGAGGCCGCAATATGGAGTGATAATTTATCCTGAAAGCGGCTTTGCACTTCCCGTCAAGAGTCATACAGAATTAGAAATCGGCTTTGGCAACGGAGAATTTACCGTACAATATGCGAGAAAACACCCGGAAATTTTATTTTACGGCATAGAAATATCTCAAGCGTGCGTCTTAAGGTGTGCGAGGCGTGCTTATGGCTTGAAAAATTTGCGAATCATGAACACTGACGCTCGTTACATGCTCAAAGAATTATTTTGTGATGAGTCGCTCGATAAAATTATTATGCAGTTCCCTTGTCCATGGTCAGGCAACGCAAACGCTCATAGAAGAGTAACGGCGAAATGTTTTGCTGACGGACTCGCGGCTGTTCTCAAGATAGGCGGAAAATTTGAATTTGTCTCTGATGATGAAGAGTACTCACACGAAGTTAAAAGCGTTCTGGGATCTCATGAGGCGTTAGAAAATGTCAGCTTTGAAATTAACCCGTCGCGCGAAATTACGACCAAATACGAGCGAAAATGGCTTGAAGAGGGCAAAAATATTTTCCGGCTGGAATTTGTCAAGACAAGAGCATTTACAACTATAAGGCAGGTCAACACACAAGAAATGCACATAAGAATAGAAAAATTTATAACGAGTCAAGATTTAGAGAAATTGCGCAATATAACCGGCAAAGACAGTGGCAAAAAAATTTTCTGGCGGTTTGGGCGGAATTTCACGGATTCTAAAAGCTGGCTGCTTGAGACTCTGACCAGTGATGACGAGTTCGAGCAAAAATTTTATATCAATATTTCGCACAAAGATGAAGGCTGTTCACTTGTAAGACTCGATAAGACTGCGGACGCGTTTTTGACTCCGGCGGTGAGGGCTGCACTCGATGATGCCGCGAAAAAATTATTGCTGTCATGA